One genomic segment of Synchiropus splendidus isolate RoL2022-P1 chromosome 16, RoL_Sspl_1.0, whole genome shotgun sequence includes these proteins:
- the LOC128747654 gene encoding nesprin-2-like isoform X2 produces MGEDHVDDIMNKIQSFLVQGCSLESDLQEVLESSRRLVPHLDPSGASLLRSQCRVLTRGLVQLSERLTRRQERLQEERQSLTRLHSLLDSLEETLALWLQRLNSRDQGPTLDQGLPRDQGHTGDQSQTQNQWSFLQFSGRSADLDLVNEMSHDVLLSDATTRRLQLLNLHWSAAAARAEETCSVLQAQVLSQQDFQRQCDLWTSFLQKMEENVAVDVSGSYSGLREQLCTHKWFQAELSSGHQIFHSVESEALQQLQRGHVENSTDFVLTLAQLRERWQTALQRVEQRRSLVEGLVKRWHRYERGLRRLQRFLTDVRALLPPAGPPRCTLQQLRLSLQELKFSQQLFQQNQSGLASTLELGRQLFCAGDQDTQNQIQEQLGTLHEDWEMLNRLLGHRLDLTQTIIQNWERCETGLLAEKQKLDKVGSRLEKLLPEDPEQLMTFDLIEEEDRDLLESWAERLAELSAMKSDVSQFLLADDQMLLQQQVEEMQQEWEELCLQVSLREQEIADRLNAWMMFDQKNKELCDWLTQMENKVTPTSDLNIEEMVEKLKKDCMEEMNLFSENKTHLKQLGDQLITASNKAKGAELNHKLSDVNERWQHLFDHIETRVKKLKETLATVQQLDHNMNQLRTWMSQVESDLAAPLIYSACHQNEIQSKLTEHQELQRRIERHADRVSLVLTLCDVLLHDRDAGASDPENDYVRQTSVSLDRRWRNICASTLDRRIRIEETGRLWSKFLGLSSELHDWLQVAERTAATPDTSDVPYLLAREELKRFEAFQRQVHERLTQLELINKQYRRLACENRTDTSGELKDLVERGNRRWDELRRRVAAILRRLKHFTLQREEFEATREGLLVWLTELDLQLTNVEHFSESHVQKKMEQLYGFQQDITLHTDQIDALIVFGEVLIQKSCAGDAVLIEDELEELHSYCQEVFGRVARFHHRLMAKQKPQYVLIETDMSHDLTSWSETLEQSSPAGGKTSAHRVTCHLLAPPAERCGRETPVSVDSLPLEWDHTVDVGRTSSRDDDDAVDFCELSGRSPAEEFWTCPGPRETKLQNHHDKNARAGPGSHQQGYVSLLSDCSCSIDKVQQVQLTLNDHQDFEESGLTSSSSYKHLDSGVIQRWELLQSQSREEELDLQWQKLNTELSDVTSWLAQVLPELEQLQRIAPCSNIQDIETNIQRLKEVQRSFHSHKCQMISVNLAAAQFLRGDSEQLQDALSCVNHNWTLACESLDLWQRKLRIGLTQNQEVQESLRSLLQWAACFQNAVQQMQVTDPALSQDQLLDHQTSLTALQEELHSRQRQLASIQAMSSQLLVDAGSFGVSEKLRVISSKMKLLQRQCDDHMGALQTRLTCDSGGDTTSQQVRSLKSHVTERVWSSNFRLPQETPELQAAAPHLATSGRQRPFILRVLRAAFPLHVLFLTLLAVACLLAAPEDDYSCVTSNNFARSFYPMLSYTNGPPPT; encoded by the exons ATGGGCGAGGACCAcgttgatgacatcatgaacaAAATCCAG AGTTTCTTGGTTCAAGGGTGCAGTTTAGAGTCCGACCTGCAGGAGGTGCTGGAGTCCTCCAGGCGTCTGGTCCCTCATTTAGATCCCAGTGGCGCCTCTTTGCTCCGATCACAGTGCAGGGTGTTGACCCGGGGCCTGGTCCAACTGAGCGAGCGACTGACCCGGCGACAGGAGCGACTGCAG GAGGAGCGACAGAGTCTGACCCGGCTTCACAGTCTCCTGGACTCTCTGGAGGAAACACTGGCTCTGTGGCTGCAGCGTCTGAACTCCCGGGACCAGGGTCCCACCCTGGACCAGGGCCTCCCCCGGGACCAGGGTCACACAGGGGATCAGAGCCAGACTCAGAACCAG TGGAGCTTCCTTCAGTTCAGCGGGAGGTCAGCTGACCTGGACCTTGTGAACGAGATGAGCCATGACGTGTTGCTTAGTGACGCCACGACTCGTCGTCTGCAGCTGCTGAACCTCCACTGGAGCGCTGCCGCAGCCAGAGCAGAGGAGACATGCAG TGTGTTGCAGGCGCAGGTCTTGAGTCAGCAAGACTTCCAGCGTCAGTGCGACCTCTGGACGTCATTCCTCCAGAAAATGGAAGAGAATGTAGCAGTTGATGTATCCGGAAGTTACTCTGGACTCAGGGAGCAACTGTGTACAcacaag tggttCCAGGCCGAGCTGTCGTCCGGTCACCAGATTTTTCATTCGGTGGAGTCCGAAGCTCTTCAGCAACTGCAGCGAGGTCACGTGGAGAACAG TACCGACTTTGTCCTCACGCTTGCGCAACTCCGAGAGCGCTGGCAGACGGCGCTGCAGCGCGTCGAGCAGCGACGCTCTCTGGTGGAGGGTCTAGTCAAGCGCTGGCATCGTTACGAACGCGGCCTCAGGAGACTGCAGAGGTTTTTGACAGACGTGCGAgcgctactgccccctgctggacctCCACGGTGCACCCTGCAGCAGCTCCGCCTCTCGCTACAAGAGCTAAAG TTTTCCCAGCAGCTCTTCCAGCAGAACCAGAGCGGGCTGGCCAGCACTCTGGAACTGGGGCGACAGCTCTTCTGCGCAGGCGACCAGGACACTCAGAACCagatccaggagcagctggggACCCTGCACGAGGACTGGGAGATGCTGAACCGGCTGTTGGGCCACAGACTGGACCTGACCCAAACCATCATCCAG AACTGGGAACGCTGTGAGACCGGACTTCTGGCTGAGAAGCAGAAGCTGGACAAGGTTGGTTCCAGACTGGAGAAGCTGCTTCCAGAGGACCCAGAGCAgctgatgacctttgacctgatcGAGGAG GAGGACAGGGACTTGCTGGAGAGCTGGGCCGAGCGTCTGGCAGAGTTAAGCGCCATGAAGTCAGATGTGTCACAGTTCCTACTGGCGGACGACcagatgctgctgcagcagcaagtggaggagatgcagcaggagtgggaggagctttGCCTACAG GTTTCCCTGCGTGAGCAAGAGATCGCCGACCGCCTGAACGCTTGGATGATGTTCGACCAGAAGAATAAGGAACTCTGTGACTGGCTGACGCAGATGGAGAACAAGGTGAcgccgacctctgacctcaacaTTGAGGAGATGGTGGAGAAGCTCAAGAAG GACTGCATGGAGGAGATGAACCTTTTCAGTGAGAACAAAACCCACCTGAAGCAGCTCGGCGATCAGCTGATCACGGCGAGCAACAAGGCCAAAGGGGCGGAGCTAAACCACAAGCTGAGCGACGTCAATGAACGCTGGCAGCACTTGTTTGACCACATTGAGACCAG AgtgaagaagctgaaggagacTCTAGCCACGGTCCAACAGCTGGACCACAACATGAACCAGCTCCGAACCTGGATGAGCCAAGTGGAGTCGGATCTTGCGGCGCCGCTGATCTACAGTGCCTGTCACCAGAATGAGATCCAGAGCAAACTGACAGAGCACCAG GAGCTCCAGAGGAGGATCGAGCGGCATGCCGACAGGGTGTCACTGGTTCTGACTCTCTGCGATGTTCTGCTCCACGACCGCGACGCCGGTGCCAGCGACCCGGAGAATGACTACGTCCGGCAGACGAGCGTCAGTCTGGACCGGCGCTGGAGGAACATCTGCGCTTCCACACTAGACCGCAGGATAAG GATCGAGGAGACCGGGCGTCTCTGGTCCAAATTCCTGGGCCTCTCCTCCGAACTACACGACTGGCTGCAGGTGGCAGAGCGGACCGCGGCGACCCCCGACACCTCAGATGTTCCCTACCTCCTAGCTCGTGAGGAGCTGAAGAGGTTTGAG GCCTTCCAGCGGCAGGTGCACGAGCGGCTGACTCAGTTGGAGCTCATCAACAAGCAGTACCGGCGTCTGGCCTGCGAGAACCGCACTGACACCTCAGGCGAGCTGAAGGATCTGGTGGAGCGGGGGAACCGAAGGTGGGACGAGCTGCGCCGCCGCGTGGCCGCTATCTTACGCAGGTTGAAG CACTTCACCTTGCAGAGAGAAGAGTTCGAGGCCACGAGGGAGGGACTACTGGTCTGGCTGACCGAGCTGGACCTGCAGCTGACCAACGTGGAGCACTTCTCTGAGAGTCACGTCCAGAAGAAGATGGAGCAGCTCTAT GGCTTCCAGCAAGACATCACGCTGCACACGGACCAGATCGACGCACTGATCGTGTTCGGGGAGGTTCTGATCCAGAAGAGTTGCGCGGGAGACGCCGTGCTGATCGAGgacgagctggaggagctgcactCGTACTGCCAGGAGGTCTTCGGCCGCGTCGCTCGCTTTCACCACAGACTCATGGCGAAACAGAAG CCGCAATACGTGTTGATTGAGACCgacatgtcacatgacctcacgTCCTGGTCGGAGACGTTGGAGCAGTCGAGTCCAGCGGGCGGTAAAACGTCAGCCCATCGTGTCACGTGTCACCTGCTGGCACCCCCTGCTGAGCGCTGCGGCAGAGAGACACCGGTCAGCGTGGACTCTCTTCCTCTGGAGTGGGACCACACAGTGGACGTGGGCCGAACTTCCTcccgtgatgatgatgacgctgTTGACTTCTGTGAGCTGTCAG GGAGGTCACCGGCCGAAGAATTCTGGACCTGTCCTGGACCTCGGGAGACGAAGCTACAGAACCACCACGACAAAAACGCGAGGGCCGGTCCTGGTAGCCACCAGCAGGGATAT GTGAGCCTGCTGAGCGACTGCTCCTGCAGCATCGACAAAGTCCAACAAGTCCAGTTGACTCTGAATGACCATCAAGACTTTGAAGAGTCTGGActcaccagcagctccagctaTAAACACCTAGACTCAG GAGTGATCCAGCGGTGGGAGCTGCTGCAGTCCCAGTCAAGAGAAGAAGAACTGGATCTGCAGTGGCAGAAGCTCAACACTGAgctcagtgatgtcacttcctggttgGCTCAGGTCCTACCAGAACTAGAGCAGCTGCAACGGATCGCACCGTGCTCCAACATCCAAGACATTGAGACCAATATCCAGAGACTTAAG GAGGTGCAACGATCGTTCCATAGTCACAAGTGTCAGATGATCTCAGTCAACCTTGCGGCTGCTCAGTTCCTGAGAGGGGACAGCGAGCAGCTGCAGGACGCCCTGAGCTGCGTCAATCACAACTGGACTCTGGCCTGCGAGTCTCTGGACCTGTGGCAGAGGAAGCTGCGGATCGGTCTGACACAGAACCAG GAGGTCCAGGAGTCTTTGCGCTCGCTGCTGCAGTGGGCCGCCTGTTTCCAAAACGCCGTCCAGCAGATGCAGGTCACAGATCCGGCCCTGAGCCAGGACCAGCTGCTGGACCACCAAACATCATTGACG gcgcTGCAGGAGGAACTACACTCTCGTCAGCGACAGCTAGCATCGATCCAAGCAATGTCGTCGCAGCTGCTCGTGGACGCCGGCAGCTTCGGCGTGAGCGAGAAGCTTCGGGTGATCTCCAGCaagatgaagctgctgcagcgacAGTGCGATGACCACATGGGGGCACTGCAGACGCGACTG ACTTGTGACAGTGGTGGTGACACCACCTCACAACAGGTGAGGTCCTTgaaaagtcatgtgactgaacgAGTGTGGAGCTCAAATTTCCGTCTTCCCCAGGAGACGCCAGAGCTGCAGGCTGCAGCACCACACCTGGCCACCAG TGGACGGCAGCGACCTTTCATCTTGCGCGTCCTGCGAGCGGCGTTCCCGCTACACGTGCTGTTCTTGACCCTGCTGGCTGTTGCTTGTCTGCTCGCTGCACCCGAAGACGACTACAGCTGCGTCACCTCCAACAACTTTGCTCGTTCATTCTACCCGATGCTCAGCTACACCAACGGACCGCCACCAACGTGA
- the LOC128747654 gene encoding nesprin-2-like isoform X3, with protein MGEDHVDDIMNKIQSFLVQGCSLESDLQEVLESSRRLVPHLDPSGASLLRSQCRVLTRGLVQLSERLTRRQERLQEERQSLTRLHSLLDSLEETLALWLQRLNSRDQGPTLDQGLPRDQGHTGDQSQTQNQWSFLQFSGRSADLDLVNEMSHDVLLSDATTRRLQLLNLHWSAAAARAEETCSVLQAQVLSQQDFQRQCDLWTSFLQKMEENVAVDVSGSYSGLREQLCTHKWFQAELSSGHQIFHSVESEALQQLQRGHVENSTDFVLTLAQLRERWQTALQRVEQRRSLVEGLVKRWHRYERGLRRLQRFLTDVRALLPPAGPPRCTLQQLRLSLQELKFSQQLFQQNQSGLASTLELGRQLFCAGDQDTQNQIQEQLGTLHEDWEMLNRLLGHRLDLTQTIIQNWERCETGLLAEKQKLDKVGSRLEKLLPEDPEQLMTFDLIEEQEDRDLLESWAERLAELSAMKSDVSQFLLADDQMLLQQQVEEMQQEWEELCLQVSLREQEIADRLNAWMMFDQKNKELCDWLTQMENKVTPTSDLNIEEMVEKLKKDCMEEMNLFSENKTHLKQLGDQLITASNKAKGAELNHKLSDVNERWQHLFDHIETRVKKLKETLATVQQLDHNMNQLRTWMSQVESDLAAPLIYSACHQNEIQSKLTEHQELQRRIERHADRVSLVLTLCDVLLHDRDAGASDPENDYVRQTSVSLDRRWRNICASTLDRRIRIEETGRLWSKFLGLSSELHDWLQVAERTAATPDTSDVPYLLAREELKRFEAFQRQVHERLTQLELINKQYRRLACENRTDTSGELKDLVERGNRRWDELRRRVAAILRRLKHFTLQREEFEATREGLLVWLTELDLQLTNVEHFSESHVQKKMEQLYGFQQDITLHTDQIDALIVFGEVLIQKSCAGDAVLIEDELEELHSYCQEVFGRVARFHHRLMAKQKPQYVLIETDMSHDLTSWSETLEQSSPAGGKTSAHRVTCHLLAPPAERCGRETPVSVDSLPLEWDHTVDVGRTSSRDDDDAVDFCELSGRSPAEEFWTCPGPRETKLQNHHDKNARAGPGSHQQGYVSLLSDCSCSIDKVQQVQLTLNDHQDFEESGLTSSSSYKHLDSGVIQRWELLQSQSREEELDLQWQKLNTELSDVTSWLAQVLPELEQLQRIAPCSNIQDIETNIQRLKEVQRSFHSHKCQMISVNLAAAQFLRGDSEQLQDALSCVNHNWTLACESLDLWQRKLRIGLTQNQEVQESLRSLLQWAACFQNAVQQMQVTDPALSQDQLLDHQTSLTALQEELHSRQRQLASIQAMSSQLLVDAGSFGVSEKLRVISSKMKLLQRQCDDHMGALQTRLTCDSGGDTTSQQETPELQAAAPHLATSGRQRPFILRVLRAAFPLHVLFLTLLAVACLLAAPEDDYSCVTSNNFARSFYPMLSYTNGPPPT; from the exons ATGGGCGAGGACCAcgttgatgacatcatgaacaAAATCCAG AGTTTCTTGGTTCAAGGGTGCAGTTTAGAGTCCGACCTGCAGGAGGTGCTGGAGTCCTCCAGGCGTCTGGTCCCTCATTTAGATCCCAGTGGCGCCTCTTTGCTCCGATCACAGTGCAGGGTGTTGACCCGGGGCCTGGTCCAACTGAGCGAGCGACTGACCCGGCGACAGGAGCGACTGCAG GAGGAGCGACAGAGTCTGACCCGGCTTCACAGTCTCCTGGACTCTCTGGAGGAAACACTGGCTCTGTGGCTGCAGCGTCTGAACTCCCGGGACCAGGGTCCCACCCTGGACCAGGGCCTCCCCCGGGACCAGGGTCACACAGGGGATCAGAGCCAGACTCAGAACCAG TGGAGCTTCCTTCAGTTCAGCGGGAGGTCAGCTGACCTGGACCTTGTGAACGAGATGAGCCATGACGTGTTGCTTAGTGACGCCACGACTCGTCGTCTGCAGCTGCTGAACCTCCACTGGAGCGCTGCCGCAGCCAGAGCAGAGGAGACATGCAG TGTGTTGCAGGCGCAGGTCTTGAGTCAGCAAGACTTCCAGCGTCAGTGCGACCTCTGGACGTCATTCCTCCAGAAAATGGAAGAGAATGTAGCAGTTGATGTATCCGGAAGTTACTCTGGACTCAGGGAGCAACTGTGTACAcacaag tggttCCAGGCCGAGCTGTCGTCCGGTCACCAGATTTTTCATTCGGTGGAGTCCGAAGCTCTTCAGCAACTGCAGCGAGGTCACGTGGAGAACAG TACCGACTTTGTCCTCACGCTTGCGCAACTCCGAGAGCGCTGGCAGACGGCGCTGCAGCGCGTCGAGCAGCGACGCTCTCTGGTGGAGGGTCTAGTCAAGCGCTGGCATCGTTACGAACGCGGCCTCAGGAGACTGCAGAGGTTTTTGACAGACGTGCGAgcgctactgccccctgctggacctCCACGGTGCACCCTGCAGCAGCTCCGCCTCTCGCTACAAGAGCTAAAG TTTTCCCAGCAGCTCTTCCAGCAGAACCAGAGCGGGCTGGCCAGCACTCTGGAACTGGGGCGACAGCTCTTCTGCGCAGGCGACCAGGACACTCAGAACCagatccaggagcagctggggACCCTGCACGAGGACTGGGAGATGCTGAACCGGCTGTTGGGCCACAGACTGGACCTGACCCAAACCATCATCCAG AACTGGGAACGCTGTGAGACCGGACTTCTGGCTGAGAAGCAGAAGCTGGACAAGGTTGGTTCCAGACTGGAGAAGCTGCTTCCAGAGGACCCAGAGCAgctgatgacctttgacctgatcGAGGAG CAGGAGGACAGGGACTTGCTGGAGAGCTGGGCCGAGCGTCTGGCAGAGTTAAGCGCCATGAAGTCAGATGTGTCACAGTTCCTACTGGCGGACGACcagatgctgctgcagcagcaagtggaggagatgcagcaggagtgggaggagctttGCCTACAG GTTTCCCTGCGTGAGCAAGAGATCGCCGACCGCCTGAACGCTTGGATGATGTTCGACCAGAAGAATAAGGAACTCTGTGACTGGCTGACGCAGATGGAGAACAAGGTGAcgccgacctctgacctcaacaTTGAGGAGATGGTGGAGAAGCTCAAGAAG GACTGCATGGAGGAGATGAACCTTTTCAGTGAGAACAAAACCCACCTGAAGCAGCTCGGCGATCAGCTGATCACGGCGAGCAACAAGGCCAAAGGGGCGGAGCTAAACCACAAGCTGAGCGACGTCAATGAACGCTGGCAGCACTTGTTTGACCACATTGAGACCAG AgtgaagaagctgaaggagacTCTAGCCACGGTCCAACAGCTGGACCACAACATGAACCAGCTCCGAACCTGGATGAGCCAAGTGGAGTCGGATCTTGCGGCGCCGCTGATCTACAGTGCCTGTCACCAGAATGAGATCCAGAGCAAACTGACAGAGCACCAG GAGCTCCAGAGGAGGATCGAGCGGCATGCCGACAGGGTGTCACTGGTTCTGACTCTCTGCGATGTTCTGCTCCACGACCGCGACGCCGGTGCCAGCGACCCGGAGAATGACTACGTCCGGCAGACGAGCGTCAGTCTGGACCGGCGCTGGAGGAACATCTGCGCTTCCACACTAGACCGCAGGATAAG GATCGAGGAGACCGGGCGTCTCTGGTCCAAATTCCTGGGCCTCTCCTCCGAACTACACGACTGGCTGCAGGTGGCAGAGCGGACCGCGGCGACCCCCGACACCTCAGATGTTCCCTACCTCCTAGCTCGTGAGGAGCTGAAGAGGTTTGAG GCCTTCCAGCGGCAGGTGCACGAGCGGCTGACTCAGTTGGAGCTCATCAACAAGCAGTACCGGCGTCTGGCCTGCGAGAACCGCACTGACACCTCAGGCGAGCTGAAGGATCTGGTGGAGCGGGGGAACCGAAGGTGGGACGAGCTGCGCCGCCGCGTGGCCGCTATCTTACGCAGGTTGAAG CACTTCACCTTGCAGAGAGAAGAGTTCGAGGCCACGAGGGAGGGACTACTGGTCTGGCTGACCGAGCTGGACCTGCAGCTGACCAACGTGGAGCACTTCTCTGAGAGTCACGTCCAGAAGAAGATGGAGCAGCTCTAT GGCTTCCAGCAAGACATCACGCTGCACACGGACCAGATCGACGCACTGATCGTGTTCGGGGAGGTTCTGATCCAGAAGAGTTGCGCGGGAGACGCCGTGCTGATCGAGgacgagctggaggagctgcactCGTACTGCCAGGAGGTCTTCGGCCGCGTCGCTCGCTTTCACCACAGACTCATGGCGAAACAGAAG CCGCAATACGTGTTGATTGAGACCgacatgtcacatgacctcacgTCCTGGTCGGAGACGTTGGAGCAGTCGAGTCCAGCGGGCGGTAAAACGTCAGCCCATCGTGTCACGTGTCACCTGCTGGCACCCCCTGCTGAGCGCTGCGGCAGAGAGACACCGGTCAGCGTGGACTCTCTTCCTCTGGAGTGGGACCACACAGTGGACGTGGGCCGAACTTCCTcccgtgatgatgatgacgctgTTGACTTCTGTGAGCTGTCAG GGAGGTCACCGGCCGAAGAATTCTGGACCTGTCCTGGACCTCGGGAGACGAAGCTACAGAACCACCACGACAAAAACGCGAGGGCCGGTCCTGGTAGCCACCAGCAGGGATAT GTGAGCCTGCTGAGCGACTGCTCCTGCAGCATCGACAAAGTCCAACAAGTCCAGTTGACTCTGAATGACCATCAAGACTTTGAAGAGTCTGGActcaccagcagctccagctaTAAACACCTAGACTCAG GAGTGATCCAGCGGTGGGAGCTGCTGCAGTCCCAGTCAAGAGAAGAAGAACTGGATCTGCAGTGGCAGAAGCTCAACACTGAgctcagtgatgtcacttcctggttgGCTCAGGTCCTACCAGAACTAGAGCAGCTGCAACGGATCGCACCGTGCTCCAACATCCAAGACATTGAGACCAATATCCAGAGACTTAAG GAGGTGCAACGATCGTTCCATAGTCACAAGTGTCAGATGATCTCAGTCAACCTTGCGGCTGCTCAGTTCCTGAGAGGGGACAGCGAGCAGCTGCAGGACGCCCTGAGCTGCGTCAATCACAACTGGACTCTGGCCTGCGAGTCTCTGGACCTGTGGCAGAGGAAGCTGCGGATCGGTCTGACACAGAACCAG GAGGTCCAGGAGTCTTTGCGCTCGCTGCTGCAGTGGGCCGCCTGTTTCCAAAACGCCGTCCAGCAGATGCAGGTCACAGATCCGGCCCTGAGCCAGGACCAGCTGCTGGACCACCAAACATCATTGACG gcgcTGCAGGAGGAACTACACTCTCGTCAGCGACAGCTAGCATCGATCCAAGCAATGTCGTCGCAGCTGCTCGTGGACGCCGGCAGCTTCGGCGTGAGCGAGAAGCTTCGGGTGATCTCCAGCaagatgaagctgctgcagcgacAGTGCGATGACCACATGGGGGCACTGCAGACGCGACTG ACTTGTGACAGTGGTGGTGACACCACCTCACAACAG GAGACGCCAGAGCTGCAGGCTGCAGCACCACACCTGGCCACCAG TGGACGGCAGCGACCTTTCATCTTGCGCGTCCTGCGAGCGGCGTTCCCGCTACACGTGCTGTTCTTGACCCTGCTGGCTGTTGCTTGTCTGCTCGCTGCACCCGAAGACGACTACAGCTGCGTCACCTCCAACAACTTTGCTCGTTCATTCTACCCGATGCTCAGCTACACCAACGGACCGCCACCAACGTGA